In Actinomycetes bacterium, one genomic interval encodes:
- a CDS encoding alpha/beta family hydrolase produces MLGHGAGGGVETPDLRALARVLPSEGITVVRVEQPWRVAGRKVAAPPPTLDRAWLAVVPTLDVTGRLLVGGRSAGARVACRTAVSLGADGCLALAFPLHPPGSDKSRFGELTAAGVPTLVIQGGRDPFGGADEFPETLPAGTLLRAVPHADHSFRVAKAAPLTSQEAVGLVVDHTRRWLRGVLGRTS; encoded by the coding sequence GTGCTCGGCCACGGGGCCGGAGGTGGGGTCGAGACCCCCGACCTGCGCGCCCTTGCCCGGGTGCTGCCGTCCGAGGGGATCACCGTCGTGCGGGTGGAGCAGCCCTGGCGGGTCGCCGGGCGCAAGGTGGCCGCGCCGCCGCCGACGCTGGACCGGGCGTGGCTCGCCGTCGTGCCGACGCTGGACGTGACGGGGCGGCTGCTGGTCGGCGGCCGGTCGGCCGGCGCCCGCGTGGCCTGCCGCACCGCCGTCTCCCTCGGAGCCGACGGCTGCCTGGCGCTGGCCTTCCCGCTGCACCCGCCGGGCAGCGACAAGAGCCGGTTCGGCGAGCTCACCGCCGCCGGGGTGCCGACCCTGGTGATCCAGGGGGGTCGCGACCCGTTCGGGGGGGCTGACGAGTTCCCCGAGACGCTGCCGGCGGGGACCCTGCTGCGGGCGGTGCCGCACGCCGACCACTCGTTCCGGGTCGCCAAGGCGGCGCCCCTGACGTCGCAGGAGGCGGTCGGTCTGGTCGTCGACCACACGAGGCGGTGGCTGCGCGGGGTGCTGGGCCGGACATCCTGA
- a CDS encoding SOS response-associated peptidase, producing MCGRYAASRNPDDLVEEFELVEKPEQALPPSYNVAPTQDVYAVVERAPREEPESLPARQLRVVRWGLVPSWAKDPKIGNRMINARMETVAEKPAYKRAFAKRRCLLPADGYFEWYGDKGHKQPFFMRPKDGGVMAMAGLYELWKDKDAPEGTDPWLWTCTVLTTTAPDDLGRIHDRMPLLVEPARYGAWLDPANDDPDELAGLLVPAAPGRLLAYPVSTDVNNVRNNRPDLVDPLPAEGESEDEQVELF from the coding sequence ATGTGCGGACGCTATGCCGCGAGCCGGAACCCCGACGACCTCGTCGAGGAGTTCGAGCTCGTCGAGAAGCCGGAGCAGGCGCTGCCCCCCAGCTACAACGTGGCCCCTACTCAGGACGTCTACGCCGTGGTAGAGCGAGCCCCGCGCGAAGAGCCGGAGTCCCTGCCCGCGCGCCAGCTGCGCGTGGTCCGGTGGGGTCTCGTCCCGTCGTGGGCCAAGGACCCCAAGATCGGCAACCGGATGATCAACGCGCGGATGGAGACGGTGGCGGAGAAGCCCGCGTACAAGCGGGCGTTCGCGAAGCGGCGCTGCCTGCTCCCGGCCGACGGCTACTTCGAGTGGTACGGCGACAAGGGGCACAAGCAGCCCTTCTTCATGCGGCCGAAGGACGGTGGCGTGATGGCCATGGCCGGCCTGTACGAGCTGTGGAAGGACAAGGACGCCCCGGAGGGCACCGACCCGTGGCTGTGGACGTGCACGGTGCTCACCACGACGGCACCGGACGACCTCGGCCGGATCCACGACCGGATGCCGCTGCTCGTCGAGCCGGCGCGGTACGGCGCGTGGCTCGACCCGGCCAACGACGACCCGGACGAGCTGGCCGGGCTGCTCGTGCCGGCCGCGCCCGGCCGGCTGCTCGCCTACCCGGTGTCCACCGACGTCAACAACGTGCGCAACAACCGGCCCGACCTGGTCGACCCGTTGCCTGCCGAGGGGGAGTCCGAGGACGAGCAGGTGGAGCTGTTCTGA
- a CDS encoding DoxX family protein translates to MTVVRRLARPLLSSMFVTGGLDSLRTAAQKAPAAADVAAPIARRVPYLPEDPESLVRINGAVQVVAGSMLALGRFPRLSAALLAGSLVPTTLAGHRFWEEQDETKRAQQRIHFFKNLSMLGGLILAAVDTEGRPGLAWRARHAGHHAAAGTRRTRRAAKRNARLAAHDARHALPV, encoded by the coding sequence ATGACGGTCGTACGTCGCCTCGCGCGTCCCCTCCTGTCCTCGATGTTCGTCACCGGCGGACTGGACTCGCTGCGCACCGCCGCGCAGAAGGCTCCGGCGGCCGCGGACGTCGCAGCGCCGATCGCCCGGCGGGTGCCCTACCTGCCGGAGGACCCCGAGAGCCTTGTGCGCATCAACGGTGCCGTGCAGGTCGTGGCGGGCTCGATGCTGGCGCTCGGCCGGTTCCCGCGGCTCTCGGCCGCCCTCCTGGCCGGCAGCCTGGTGCCCACCACCCTGGCCGGGCACCGGTTCTGGGAGGAGCAGGACGAGACGAAGCGGGCGCAGCAGCGGATCCACTTCTTCAAGAACCTCAGCATGCTCGGCGGCCTGATCCTCGCCGCCGTCGACACCGAGGGCCGGCCCGGCCTGGCCTGGCGGGCCCGGCACGCCGGTCATCACGCCGCTGCCGGCACCCGTCGCACCCGGCGGGCGGCGAAGCGCAACGCACGGCTCGCTGCCCACGACGCGCGGCACGCGCTCCCCGTCTGA
- the aroA gene encoding 3-phosphoshikimate 1-carboxyvinyltransferase, producing the protein MTREAAAWPAPVAAGPVVATVSLPGSKSQTNRALVLAALSHQPSQLVAPLRSRDTELMVTGLRALGTDVDATGDDWSVRPAPLHGPAGVDVGNAGTVMRFLPPVAALATGPVRFDGDPRARERPLAPVIGALRDLGVEVEASDDRLPLTVHGRGWVLGGSVEIDASTSSQFVSALLLAAPRFADAVEVRHVGGRIPSGAHIDMTVEMLRAAGAIVEHVDDTTWRVEPGPLRVGRHVVEPDLSNAAAFLAAAVVTGGKVTVPGWPLRTTQAGDALRHLLPRLGATVELDEAGLTVTGPGRVLGADLDLSDVGELAPVLAAVAALGDGPSTLRGIGHLRHHETDRLAALSREIGVLGGDVRETPDGIEVRPRRLHGGRFETYEDHRLATAAGVLGLRVPGVEVVDVATTAKTLPTFVALWEQMLTAPSVEGRRG; encoded by the coding sequence ATGACGCGGGAGGCAGCCGCCTGGCCGGCGCCGGTGGCTGCCGGTCCGGTGGTGGCGACCGTCTCGCTGCCCGGGTCCAAGTCGCAGACCAACCGCGCGCTCGTCCTCGCAGCGCTGTCGCACCAGCCCTCGCAGCTCGTCGCGCCGTTGCGCAGCCGCGACACCGAGCTGATGGTGACCGGCCTGCGTGCGCTGGGCACCGACGTGGACGCCACCGGCGACGACTGGTCGGTCCGGCCCGCGCCGCTGCACGGCCCGGCGGGCGTGGACGTCGGCAACGCCGGGACCGTGATGCGCTTCCTGCCACCGGTGGCCGCCCTGGCGACCGGCCCGGTGCGCTTCGACGGCGACCCGCGCGCCCGTGAGCGGCCCCTCGCTCCGGTCATCGGCGCGCTGCGCGACCTCGGGGTCGAGGTCGAGGCGAGCGACGACCGGCTGCCGCTGACGGTGCACGGGCGCGGCTGGGTGCTCGGCGGGAGCGTCGAGATCGACGCCTCGACGTCGTCGCAGTTCGTGTCGGCACTGCTGCTCGCCGCCCCACGGTTCGCCGACGCGGTCGAGGTGCGTCACGTCGGGGGGCGGATCCCGTCCGGCGCGCACATCGACATGACGGTCGAGATGCTGCGCGCGGCGGGCGCCATCGTGGAGCACGTCGACGACACGACCTGGCGGGTCGAGCCGGGTCCGCTGCGGGTCGGCCGGCACGTCGTGGAGCCCGACCTGTCCAACGCGGCCGCCTTCCTCGCCGCGGCGGTGGTGACCGGTGGCAAGGTGACGGTGCCCGGCTGGCCGCTGCGCACCACGCAGGCGGGTGACGCGCTGCGCCACCTGCTGCCGAGGCTCGGCGCCACCGTCGAGCTTGACGAGGCCGGCCTGACCGTCACCGGGCCGGGCCGGGTCCTCGGTGCCGACCTCGACCTGTCCGACGTCGGTGAGCTCGCCCCGGTGCTGGCCGCGGTCGCCGCCCTCGGCGACGGGCCCTCGACGTTGCGTGGCATCGGTCACCTGCGGCACCACGAGACCGACCGGTTGGCCGCGCTGTCCCGCGAGATCGGCGTGCTGGGGGGCGACGTGCGCGAGACCCCCGACGGGATCGAGGTGCGCCCGCGCCGGCTGCACGGGGGCCGGTTCGAGACCTACGAGGACCACCGGCTGGCCACCGCGGCCGGCGTGCTGGGGCTGCGCGTCCCCGGCGTCGAGGTGGTCGACGTGGCGACGACCGCCAAGACGCTACCGACGTTCGTCGCGCTGTGGGAGCAGATGCTGACGGCCCCTTCGGTGGAGGGCAGGCGCGGGTGA
- the rsgA gene encoding ribosome small subunit-dependent GTPase A encodes MSPSRRSRDLDEDDVRVRPSRGSRPRTKERPAHDSAVTGVVVTVDRGRCTCRVGDAEVTAMKARELGRRSVVVGDRVDLVGDVSGRADTLARVVRVQPRRSTLRRTADDTDPVERVLVANADQLVVVTALADPTPRTRLIDRCLVAAYDAGLRPLLCLTKPDLAPPDELLSTYGALDVDHVVVRKGQPLDHLVSHLADRTSVLVGHSGVGKSTLVNALVPGAGRATGGVNAVTGRGRHTSSSAVALALRGGGWVIDTPGVRSFGLAHVDLSRVIGAFPDLEPGTEDCPRSCSHDEPECALDDWVASGHSDPARLASLRRLLRSRDEEEEPDRGPPDRSMPDQPAPD; translated from the coding sequence GTGAGCCCCAGCAGGCGCTCGCGGGACCTGGATGAGGACGACGTCCGGGTCCGCCCGTCCCGGGGGTCGCGGCCGCGCACCAAGGAGCGCCCGGCGCACGACTCGGCCGTCACCGGCGTCGTCGTCACCGTGGACCGCGGCCGGTGCACCTGCCGGGTCGGCGACGCCGAGGTGACAGCGATGAAGGCCCGCGAGCTCGGCCGGCGCAGCGTGGTCGTCGGCGACCGGGTCGACCTGGTCGGCGACGTGAGCGGGCGGGCCGACACGCTGGCGCGCGTCGTGCGGGTGCAGCCGCGACGGTCCACGCTGCGCCGGACCGCGGACGACACCGATCCGGTCGAGCGGGTGCTCGTCGCCAACGCCGACCAGCTCGTCGTGGTCACTGCGCTCGCCGACCCGACGCCGCGTACCAGGCTGATCGACCGGTGCCTGGTGGCGGCCTACGACGCCGGGCTCCGGCCGCTGCTCTGCCTGACCAAGCCCGACCTGGCACCTCCCGACGAGCTGCTCTCGACCTACGGTGCCCTCGACGTCGACCACGTCGTCGTCCGCAAGGGACAGCCCCTCGACCACCTGGTCTCCCACCTCGCCGACCGGACCAGCGTGCTGGTCGGGCACTCCGGCGTCGGCAAGTCGACCCTCGTCAACGCCCTCGTCCCCGGTGCCGGTCGAGCCACCGGCGGCGTCAACGCGGTGACCGGCCGCGGCCGGCACACCTCCTCGTCGGCCGTCGCCCTCGCACTGCGCGGGGGCGGCTGGGTCATCGACACCCCTGGCGTCCGCAGCTTCGGGCTGGCCCACGTCGACTTGTCGCGCGTCATCGGGGCGTTTCCCGACCTCGAGCCCGGCACCGAGGACTGCCCGCGGTCGTGCAGCCACGACGAGCCGGAGTGTGCCCTGGACGACTGGGTCGCGAGCGGGCACAGCGACCCGGCACGACTGGCGTCGCTGCGACGGCTGCTGCGCAGCCGCGACGAGGAGGAGGAGCCGGACCGGGGTCCGCCCGACCGGTCGATGCCGGACCAGCCGGCTCCGGACTAG
- a CDS encoding DUF2231 domain-containing protein yields MFDTVLGLPVHPLVVHAVVVLVPLSALGVVAISLVPRWRERYGVLVLLLSTAALVMVPVATRSGERLEERIDAGGVVARQIEDHQEVAGLVLWPTIAMWVLAGLLVLLTRRRRAGTAAALVAGLAVVAALLAGATVVRAGHLGSTAVWSCTIGSDACS; encoded by the coding sequence ATGTTCGACACCGTCCTCGGTCTGCCCGTGCACCCCCTCGTCGTGCACGCGGTCGTGGTGCTCGTCCCGCTCTCGGCGCTCGGCGTGGTGGCGATCAGCCTGGTCCCGCGATGGCGTGAGCGGTACGGCGTGCTCGTGCTGCTGCTGTCGACCGCCGCCCTCGTGATGGTGCCGGTGGCCACGCGATCCGGCGAGCGGCTGGAGGAGCGGATCGACGCGGGCGGGGTCGTCGCCCGGCAGATCGAGGATCACCAGGAGGTGGCGGGCCTCGTCCTTTGGCCGACGATCGCCATGTGGGTGCTCGCCGGGTTGCTGGTCCTGCTGACCCGCCGGAGGCGTGCGGGCACCGCCGCCGCGCTCGTGGCCGGGCTCGCCGTCGTGGCCGCCCTGCTGGCCGGGGCGACCGTCGTCCGCGCGGGCCACCTGGGCTCGACCGCGGTGTGGAGCTGCACCATCGGCTCCGACGCCTGCAGCTAG
- a CDS encoding DUF2087 domain-containing protein, with product MSPAPDLLSALAEESRLRAFAAVLLGATATSEVARRATLPERDALRALTTLQAAGLVDHAGGSWVARPERLREAVMAAAEPRTSVDHGTADDRVSSVLRTFMPYGRIETMPAVRSKRLVVLDHVARVFEPGVRYPEPDVNAMLAAFFADYAALRRYLVDEGFLARAEGSYWRTGGTVEL from the coding sequence GCCTTCGCCGCGGTCCTGCTGGGGGCCACCGCGACGTCCGAGGTGGCCCGGCGCGCGACGCTGCCGGAGCGCGACGCGCTCCGGGCGCTGACCACCCTGCAGGCGGCCGGCCTCGTGGACCACGCGGGCGGCAGCTGGGTCGCCCGCCCGGAGCGGCTGCGCGAGGCCGTGATGGCGGCGGCCGAGCCGCGCACCTCGGTCGACCACGGCACGGCCGACGACCGGGTGAGCTCCGTGCTGCGCACCTTCATGCCGTACGGCCGGATCGAGACCATGCCGGCGGTCCGGTCGAAGCGGCTCGTCGTCCTCGACCACGTCGCCCGCGTCTTCGAGCCGGGCGTGCGCTACCCGGAGCCCGACGTCAACGCCATGCTCGCGGCCTTCTTCGCCGACTACGCCGCGCTGCGCCGCTACCTCGTCGACGAGGGCTTCCTGGCCCGGGCCGAGGGCAGCTACTGGCGGACCGGCGGAACCGTCGAACTCTAG